ATTTTGGCGCTGAGTGTTTCCCAGTCTATGTCCATAACACTGGGCGGTGAAAAAGGCTCCATCCGCTTACTGCTGAGAAACCCTGCCAATAAAGAAACTTACACCGAAGCACCCATCGATCCCAATGTCTATACAAACGCAAATTACTTCAATCATTATAAATAAAAGATAAATAAAAAAGGAGGTATAGCACATGCAAGGTATACGGATTCTCATTGTTGATGATATCAGAAATACCCGCGAAAACATTCGCCGAATCCTTGCTCTTGATTCCGGCTTTGAAGTGGTCGGCGAAGCGGGCTGCGGTTCAGAAGCAATCCGTCTGGCAGAATTGTTGAAACCGGAAATTATTCTAATGGACATCAGCATGCCCGACATTGACGGGATAAAAACAACAGAACTGCTTTCTTTCCGCGTCCCAAATACCTCCATTATTATGATGTCTGTTGAGAACGACCCCGACCATATGACCAAAGCCATGATGGCCGGAGCCAAAGCTTATATCGTCAAACCGTTTACCGGCAAAGAACTTACCAGTACAATCCTGAACGTGTATCACAAGGAAAGCCGCAAAAGAGAAATGATCAATTCCCCTCTGTCCCCCGATCCCGCTGTAAAAACATCCGACACTGCAGCAAAAGTAATCAGTATTTTCAGCGCCAAGGGAGGGGTAGGCAAAACGACGACCGCTGTGAACCTCGGTGTTGAATTGGCGAAGTCATCCAAAGTCCTCTTATTGGACTTGAGCCTGCAATTCGGGGACATCGCCTCCTTCTTAAATCTTGTTCCGAAAAGGACAATTACCGATCTGGTCCAGATCGGTTCAATCAAAGAAGAAGATATCCGGCTTCATACCCTTAGTCATTCTTCCGGACTGGATATCCTGGCGGCTACGAATCGCCCCGAATATGCAGAAAAAGTAACCACAGAACATATTGAGCAAATCCTGGAAGAAATTAAACCCCATTATGATTTTGTAATTCTTGACAATACCAGCCGTTTTGATGATATCAGCCTTGCCGGTTTAGAGGCCGCAGACGAGATCTGGGTTGTGGCCGGCATGGATATTCCGTCAATCAAAAATACCAAGCTGGCGCTGGAAATCATGCATACGCTTGATTATTCTCCAAAAATCAAGTTGATTCTAAATAAATTTGAAAAGAAAATCGGTATCAGCATGAAGGATATTGAAAGCAGCCTCGGCCTCAATGTAACCTATCTTATTCCTTATGAAGAACAGCTCACATCCGTGCTTAATAAAGGTGTACCGTTTGTTGATGCTTTAGCCCGTTCAGCTCCCGCTCTGGAAATTAAAAAGATGGTGAGTACGCTAGGTGTTAATTCGGAAATTACTAAAAAAGGTCAGGACAGCAAAGAAACCAGCCGTCTTTCCTTTTTAAGATTTGGAGGTTGATCGCATGTCGCTCCTTAGCCGTTTAGAACAGGAAAGAGGTAAAGAACGCGAAAGAACCGGATCAGAGAAACAAAG
Above is a genomic segment from Dehalobacter sp. 12DCB1 containing:
- a CDS encoding response regulator yields the protein MQGIRILIVDDIRNTRENIRRILALDSGFEVVGEAGCGSEAIRLAELLKPEIILMDISMPDIDGIKTTELLSFRVPNTSIIMMSVENDPDHMTKAMMAGAKAYIVKPFTGKELTSTILNVYHKESRKREMINSPLSPDPAVKTSDTAAKVISIFSAKGGVGKTTTAVNLGVELAKSSKVLLLDLSLQFGDIASFLNLVPKRTITDLVQIGSIKEEDIRLHTLSHSSGLDILAATNRPEYAEKVTTEHIEQILEEIKPHYDFVILDNTSRFDDISLAGLEAADEIWVVAGMDIPSIKNTKLALEIMHTLDYSPKIKLILNKFEKKIGISMKDIESSLGLNVTYLIPYEEQLTSVLNKGVPFVDALARSAPALEIKKMVSTLGVNSEITKKGQDSKETSRLSFLRFGG